GTGTCACTTTCGCTTTGGCAGCAATGTCTTGCCCGATTGCAGGATGAACTACCTGCCACAGAATTCAGTATGTGGATACGCCCTCTTCAAGCTGAATTAAACGATAATACACTGGCACTGTATGCCCCGAATCGTTTCGTCCTTGATTGGGTGAGAGATAAGTACATCAATAATATCAATGAATTATTGAATGACTTTTGCGGTTCTGATGCCCCTGCTCTACACTTTGAAGTAGGGAATAAACCGTTAACGGTTGCGCCAGTGAGCACTCAAACACGCGTTAGTAATAATAATGCAATGCCGTCGTTCACGGTGCCATCCGCCCCTGTAAAACCAAGTTGGGATAACTCAAACAAAGTACAACCCGATGTAGCTTATCGTTCAAATGTTAACCCTAAGCACACGTTTGATAACTTTGTTGAAGGTAAATCAAACCAACTGGCTCGCGCGGCAGCGAGGCAAGTTGCTGAAAACCCTGGCGGCGCTTATAACCCTCTGTTCCTTTATGGTGGAACAGGCTTAGGTAAAACTCACTTATTACACGCCGTGGGTAACAGCATTATGCAACACAAGGCCAACGCCCGCGTGGTCTATATGCATTCTGAACGATTTGTACAAGATATGGTCAAAGCATTGCAGAACAACGCCATTGAAGAATTCAAGCGTTATTACCGTTCTGTTGATGCATTACTTATTGATGATATTCAATTTTTTGCCAACAAAGAGCGTTCACAAGAAGAGTTTTTCCATACATTCAACGCCCTGCTTGAAGGCAATCAACAAATTATTTTGACCTCTGACCGTTATCCAAAAGAGATCAACGGCGTAGAAGATAGATTAAAGTCCCGTTTCGGCTGGGGTTTGACCGTTGCGATTGAACCACCAGAGTTAGAAACCCGTGTGGCTATTTTGATGAAAAAAGCCGATGAGAACGAAATCCAACTGCCCGGTGAAGTGGCATTTTTCATCGCAA
The Providencia alcalifaciens DNA segment above includes these coding regions:
- the dnaA gene encoding chromosomal replication initiator protein DnaA, which translates into the protein MSLSLWQQCLARLQDELPATEFSMWIRPLQAELNDNTLALYAPNRFVLDWVRDKYINNINELLNDFCGSDAPALHFEVGNKPLTVAPVSTQTRVSNNNAMPSFTVPSAPVKPSWDNSNKVQPDVAYRSNVNPKHTFDNFVEGKSNQLARAAARQVAENPGGAYNPLFLYGGTGLGKTHLLHAVGNSIMQHKANARVVYMHSERFVQDMVKALQNNAIEEFKRYYRSVDALLIDDIQFFANKERSQEEFFHTFNALLEGNQQIILTSDRYPKEINGVEDRLKSRFGWGLTVAIEPPELETRVAILMKKADENEIQLPGEVAFFIAKRLRSNVRELEGALNRVIANANFTGRAITIDFVREALRDLLALQEKLVTIDNIQKTVAEYYKIKVADLLSKRRSRSVARPRQMAMALAKELTNHSLPEIGDAFGGRDHTTVLHACRKIEQLREESHDIKEDFSNLIRTLSS